Proteins encoded together in one Triticum dicoccoides isolate Atlit2015 ecotype Zavitan chromosome 7B, WEW_v2.0, whole genome shotgun sequence window:
- the LOC119340478 gene encoding protein PHOSPHATE-INDUCED 1 homolog, with product MAKRNLLLLALMALASSIAAASVTTSTRKLMFLVQPQPNQLTYHNGAVLHGDIPISVLWYGGFTAAQKAIVSDFLLSLSAAPGASPAPSVSQWWSSIHQLYLSKAAAVGKNGEHGAGATKAARVVLSDQVSDEACSLGKSLKLSQLPALAAKARPANGGIALVLTAQDVGVEGFCMSRCGQHGTMDAKSGTAYVWAGNPATQCAGQCAWPFHQPASGPQTPPLAAPNGDVGMDGLIINVASMVAGAVTNPFGDGFYQGEREAPLEAATACPGVYGKGAYPGYAGQLLVDGATGASYNAHGAHGRKYLLPALFDPATSACSTLV from the coding sequence ATGGCCAAGAgaaacctcctcctcctggcgctaaTGGCGCTCGCCTCAAGCATAGCAGCCGCGTCAGTTACCACGAGCACGAGGAAGCTCATGTTCCTGGTCCAGCCCCAGCCGAACCAACTCACGTACCACAACGGTGCCGTGCTGCATGGCGATATCCCCATCTCCGTCCTCTGGTACGGCGGCTTCACGGCTGCGCAGAAGGCCATCGTCTCCGacttcctcctctccctctccgCCGCGCCGGGCGCGTCCCCGGCGCCGTCCGTGTCCCAGTGGTGGAGCAGCATCCACCAGCTGTAcctctccaaggcggcggccgtcgGCAAGAACGGCGAGCACGGCGCCGGCGCCACCAAGGCCGCACGGGTGGTCCTGTCCGACCAGGTTTCCGACGAGGCGTGCTCGCTCGGGAAGAGCCTGAAGCTGTCCCAGCTCCCGGCGCTGGCGGCGAAGGCGAGGCCCGCGAATGGCGGCATCGCGTTGGTGCTCACGGCGCAGGACGTGGGCGTGGAGGGTTTCTGCATGAGCCGGTGCGGCCAGCACGGGACCATGGACGCCAAGTCCGGCACGGCCTACGTGTGGGCCGGCAACCCGGCGACGCAGTGCGCCGGGCAGTGCGCGTGGCCGTTCCACCAGCCGGCGTCCGGACCCCAGACGCCGCCGCTGGCGGCCCCGAACGGCGACGTGGGCATGGACGGGCTCATCATCAACGTGGCGAGCATGGTGGCCGGCGCGGTGACCAACCCGTTCGGCGACGGGTTCTACCAGGGGGAGCGCGAGGCGCCGCTGGAGGCCGCGACGGCGTGCCCGGGGGTGTACGGCAAGGGCGCGTACCCCGGGTACGCCGGCCAGCTGCTGGTGGACGGGGCCACCGGAGCGAGCTACAACGCCCACGGCGCGCACGGGAGGAAATACCTGCTGCCGGCGCTGTTCGACCCCGCCACCTCCGCCTGCTCCACGCTGGTGTAG